TGTTCTGTTGTTGCCGGTAGCCGAAACTCCCTCGCCATCTGCGAAGATGGCAAGGTCAGTTGCTTTCGATTCTATCCGTTCtgttttaattcatttctCGTATATGAGCGTTCTGTGTTCTCATATTTCGTACTTTTGGGTTCAATTCTGCGGGGGATTTGTAGCTGTTTACATGGGGTTGGAATCAGAGAGGCACTCTTGGGCACCCAGCAGAAACAAAAGCTGAGAACATTCCGAGCCAGGTTAAAGCTCTTGCTAATGTTAAGATTGTGCAGGTAATCAATCTAAGTGTGGTGTTCTACATGtactttttggtttttgtgcTGAAGAACTTCTGAAAGTTTCATATGGTGTCCTGTTTATTAGGCGGCTATTGGTGGGTGGCACTGTCTGGCTGTGGATGATCAAGGCCGAGCATATGCCTGGGGTACTTATGTTCCTTTCCTTCCCTAACTGTGTGATTGGAAATACtgggttttgaatttttacaGTTCTAGTTATCGATGTtcttaaaagtaaaagaggCTTCAAAACTTGTCCTCTTGAAGAGGCAAGACACAAGCTCAAGTGGAAGGTCGTAAAGAAGTGGAAAAACTACAAAATCACAcaatttttatctttcaaataaaaattttgaaggtcATTCTCAATATTGTTGTACTAGTATTACATATAATAGCGAACTTTATTTCATCAAAGAATAGATGGTAGGTGTTCTCATTATTCTACTTCTAGCTATTACATTaagcttaaaaaatataagtcTTATTGTGTACTCTTAGATCTGtttactttttatatataaggGGCATAAATCTCTTATGAACTTTAGAAGGcataaatttcaagttttaaaatcTGTGGCATGCCTCGGAGTGCAAGTCTCAAAAGCTTTTCAAAGAATGCTGTCTTAGAATTTGCTATCGTTTATCATCTGGGATAGATAGCAGGTATTACGTCTTTGGATtagttttacttttaatgttCTGTACCAGCTTCATTTATGCATGGCAGCACGAGTAACAGCAGTGTAGAATAGAcgtgaatttttatttttttattttttgcgtTCTCTAAGCAACTGAGAGGGGTTACTTGGAGCAGTTAAGGAACATGTTTTAGGAAAGTCTTCATGGTGCCTCCTATTTTAGATCAATCCAGGCAAGTAAACATGTAAAGTTTGTGTGGTGCAGGTGGTAATGAATATGGTCAGTGTGGCGAAGAACCCGAGAAGAAAGATGACAGTGGTAGACCACCTCCGAGACGAGATATAGCAATTCCTCAACGATGTGCACCAAAGCTAATAGTTCGTCAGGTAATATATTTGTGAGCATTTATTCTGGATTATCTTTGTGTATtaaatagtttcttttatgTGCTATGCATAATACAGATTCTATAGTAGCCTTTCAATTAAGCATGCTGCGTGAATTTCATGAAATGATTCTTTTGGTCCATTACAAGAAGTTACCATTTTTGCCCATTATTGAGCATTTATCAAATCTATTTAAAGTGGATTACCTCATGGTTCAtctcaaaagtaaaagaggaAATCAATGGATTATCTCATGTCTAAGTTCTTGttaatttcttccttctaAGTAATCAGCTTCTTAGTCAGTGTACCCCACTTTCTTCCAGATACTGTGGAGAATGAAAATCCACCGAATAAGAAAACAGACTTTATTTGGTCCTTGGTGCTGggatgaaaatgaattaatactAATGATACTATTCTACCTAGAAATTTCCATTGATAGCTTTCCCTGAACTGGTATTATGTGCAACAAATGTAAGGACGATGACGACCAtctcattctcttcttcccATGACTATGGGTTTATGAAATAAGCTAAGTGttggaatttgaaatttaatccaaaaaatTTCACCATTCGGTCGTTGGGGGTATGTGGCTACCTTTTCAAGGTCCGGGCTAAAAACTTGTgcattagttttttttttctccaagtTGTGGCGGAAAAGGTATAGAAGAACCTCTGAAGGAAGGAGATAACATTCTAACTTTCATGGAAGCTCAAATAAGTTCTCGTTTGGATCAAAGTGTAGAACGGGATTATGTTTATTAAGATTTGCTAGTATGGACAAGCTGACTAAGCTCAAGCAATTTGCATAACATTATCGATAAATTTAGGACAATTTCTTCCTGGAATTACTTGGATTTCTCTGATATGttgcaatttaaatttaagctGGGAGAACACAGATCATTTAGTCAGGTATGATAGGCTGGTAAAGAGATTTGGCTTGATTATGGCATGACCCTTCTTTAATCTCTTAGGGCCTCGGGTCTTGTATGTATATCTCATGGAAGATTGTTTCATGCTTGTCTTGAATTGGTTTCAGAAACATACTATTTTTTCTGTTATAGGTTGCTGCTGGAGGTACACACTCTGTGGTACTTACACGTGGAGGACAAGTATGGACATGGGGCCAACCATGGCCACCTGGAGATATGTATGGTCTCATAACCGTTCATTTTGATATCACTGAtcacttcttttttgtttacttattttgaaatattgtctgtttctTCTGTATGCAGTGATGCTAATATATTGAGTATCTTGTTCGCAGAACGCAAATTTCTGTTCCTGTACGAGTTCAAGGTCTTGATATGGTGAAGCTTATTGCGGTTGGGGCTTTCCATAATTTGGCTCTCCAAGAAGATGGGACTTTATGGGCATGGGGTAATAATGAATACGGACAGCTTGGAACTGGTGAC
This genomic window from Cucurbita pepo subsp. pepo cultivar mu-cu-16 chromosome LG01, ASM280686v2, whole genome shotgun sequence contains:
- the LOC111797895 gene encoding ultraviolet-B receptor UVR8-like, yielding MAANTAIVAWGSGEDGQLGLGNDQEREWVCAIKALGSQKVCSVVAGSRNSLAICEDGKLFTWGWNQRGTLGHPAETKAENIPSQVKALANVKIVQAAIGGWHCLAVDDQGRAYAWGGNEYGQCGEEPEKKDDSGRPPPRRDIAIPQRCAPKLIVRQVAAGGTHSVVLTRGGQVWTWGQPWPPGDITQISVPVRVQGLDMVKLIAVGAFHNLALQEDGTLWAWGNNEYGQLGTGDTQPRSQPIPVQGLSGLTLVDIAAGGWHSTALTDSGEVYGWGRGEHGRLGFGDNDKSSKMVPQKVQLLSGEDIVQVSCGGTHSVAVTSDGRMFSFGRGDHGRLGYGRKVTTGQPEEVPIDIPPPRGTENGRWIAKLVACGGRHTLALVQWKPED